AACTTTTGCATCCCTCTACACATATATTCCAGCCCCCGTTGTGTACCATAATTTAAAATCATGATGATCagtctaaactagaacttaTCAAAGTCTAAAGTAAACCAAAATAGCTcctaattttgttttttccagtttgGGCCCAGTcggacagcagcagtagtttAGTGGTGGCAGCTTACAACATGAGCGCCCCCGCTGGTTCGAAGGTGGTACTGCAGTGCGTGAGCGGTCGCATGGTTTGGACCAGGGACAGAATTCGGGACAGGCAGAGGGTCTTGCATTGGGACCTGTATCGGGCCAGTCCGGACTACGTCATGGAGCGAGTGGTGGACATGTTTTCAGGACCCGGGGGAGACCAGCGCATCTACAACTCGTACAACCTGGGAAGAGTGAGCCTCAGCAAGAAGGCGTTCAAGGACGGGAACTTCTCCCTCGTCATCAAAGGTGAGGCGTTTTGTTAAACTAATATGCTAATTTGTTAATGTTTAATTCTCTTGTAACATTCTAGTGTAAGGAAACATGACAAATTTCTTCTGATTTGCGATTTGTGTTTCATTAAtaagatattttaaatgtgttcagaAGATTTGACAGAAgggctgaaatatgaactgacaaagtgACACAAGAATCACTACAGGGTTctcagtttttatgcagaataagatgttgttgtttgtgaaggaaattagGGTTTTTCAAACTAGGCCTGTctcgataacaaattttgaagtacaatatattgctacagagaaatattgcgataaacgataatatggaaactactttatgccactgatacaataaaaataaagcaagaTATTCCCAATAAAGTTTTTCAGTAGACAACACCATTATAAGGCCTCTACAAAGTCATGTGCTGCAACAAATAGATAGCATAATTAAGTAATAATTACCTTTGCATCTCTTATcgtattgcaacaaaaatattgcaaaaaaatatatacctaTGATAAATCCTGAGCCCTGAATTATATAGTTCCAGTCATAGTCGATACAGCaaatattgtgacaggcctattttaaACCTCGCAGTCTTTGCAAATTGCtgattgcatccattcaaattgtgattttgattcggTTGCAATTAATCTTCCAGCCCAAGTTGACAGCGGTGGTTCCCCTCCTTTTTGGTCTTACGTACCCCTGTAAAGTTTGTATCACACTCCGAGTACATCTTAACTATTTGAATAAATCTGTTTACTTTAATAGTATATTTTCAAGCATTACAAAACCCTTTTccttgttttaattaaattgttGTACAAAATCCTCCAAAACATTCGTAAAGatgtaacatttttaatattcaaatacaatacatacaatTCCACCttcttttaaaatctgaactCATTCCACGTACCCCCTGGTTAGTGTTTGTACAGCTCTACAGTCTTTCAAACTCTGGTGTTGCAAACTCTTGTGGTATGCAGTCTTTGTTTGTGATTCTCTGGAGTCTTCAAGGTGTTATTTATtgtaataggttgtgttcacttATTAGAATTTCATAATATCATATTCTCTGATGGTGGCGCCTCTGTAACTCAACAGGAGATTCAAAGTGTTTGAAGAAGTATCCAAAcatatgatccacaaatgttgaacctcatcattatttattatggACTGGGCCTGCAAATCTGCAACATTAATCTCATGACTTAAGGTCCTGTCAAATATATTCAATGAACTGTGTATGAGTGTTCGGAGTTGACTAATGGAGCCACTTACTGAAGCGATTGTAAAcaaaaatactgcacttttgttcatttatactgacagagaagatgttgaactttgcaccagattttgttttgattttgtggataggtccagtaattaGAAAGACATGAACAATAAACCAGGTCAGCAAATATGCAGTCTGAGAGTTACACAGCAATTTCCACAACAgtattctgacctgtcctccagctcagtgttaAACTATGAGGACTCTGAATATTATGATGTCATATGAACCCAGCCCATGTATCAAATCATGAAAAATTAAGCCTAAACTTTAGCTTTATGAgagtcatttaaatttaaatcctGTTTTAGGGCTATTCTTGACTCATTTTTGTTGTACTCCTGATATGACCCCTCCCCCCTGTCACACCACTGTCTGTCATGCAAAGTAAGAAGTCCCTCAGGACATCCTCAGGTCCCATATGGTCTAGCGGTTAGGATTCCTGGTTTTCACCCAGGCGGCCCGGGTTCGACTCCCGGTATGGGAACAACACTTTTCAATTAATAACAATTAATCATGAATTTCAAAGATCTTTATTTAAGTAAGCAGTCTGAATGTTAGCATCCTATTCATGAGGTTTGACTCCCTGTTGCAATCATTTTTCCCATTAaaaagatataataataataataataataataataataataataataataataataataataataataataataatcattttgttttaaattgttaattgctacggAAACAGTCCCAATTTCTCAAAATTCTGAACACGATGGTTAGGTGTCTAATAAATAACCaagtatataaatgttttaagagattatgtttgttttcttaGGTGAAATTCAATCTCTTAATGTTGCAAATTAATCATTATTGTGCCTGAATCAGAAAATTTCCCAAATAAATAATTgagttttgtgctttttgtccCTGACGCAGATGTGACGATGAATGACCGTGGGCTGTACTCGTGTAACCTGCACCACCTGTACTGTCACCTGTACGAGACTGTGAGGGTCCAGCTCAACGTCACCAAATCACGTATGGATTTGACATATCATATAACTCAACAAACATATGCTCATCATGTTTAGAGCGAAGTGAACCTaaagccccattcacacatgatgTCTGACCTGGGAAATTCCTGCATTTTgccaaaacaggatcatgtgtGAACGAAGCCAGAACTGATTTCCCTGCATTTTTGATCTGGCAATTTGGCAGTGGCAGTtactacaaaaacacaggaagtagcaatgagctctaaaacagaatacataTACCTAACCTATGTGAtccaaaatacagtttaaaaatacaatttatgcCCAAGGAAAGCCTTtttcattaaacaaaaaataaacaaaacacattaaacaaaaataagtctTGCCATTCATTTTTAATAGTCATATAATTATAGTTATAGTAATTATAACAGTTGTGTCTCTACATACAGTGTGCCATATCTGTGGCccatgttcaaccaggaagtaaaattataaactacaGCAAAGTAACATGCACTatgtttctgtttgtgtgtcaggACGTAAAGAGCAGAGATACTGGGATGGGCAGAAGGCCGTGTTTGTGGTGCTGTTGGGGAGCACAGTGGTTCTGCCCTGCATCAACAGACGCAGTGTTTGGACCGACTGGAGCACCGACGAGGAGGATCAGCAGGTCAGgtctactactaatactgtatACTTTAACTTTCACACATAAAGAGTGAAGTCTAGATGTACACACTTATACTTAAAAAAACAGCCAGGAGTATTATGTGTAAACCTGGTCtagactaggtctaaaccacgcCTAAACTAGGCCCTAAACTAGCACTAAACCAACTCTAAAGCAGCCTCTAAACCAGTGttatccaggtctaaaccaggactaaaccaggtctaacccagtgCCTCCTCTCAGGTGGTGCATTGGGACCGTCAGTCTCCTGGTGTCCTCCATGACAGGGCCGATCGTCTAGTGGACCTGTACGCCTCAGGGGAACAGCGCAGCTACGGGCCGCTGTTTCTGCGACGCAAAATGAACATCAGCGGACACGCCTTCTCAGAGGGGGACTTCTCTCTCACCATCTCAGACCTACAGGTGAGCGacagatattgatactttgcaaccGATGTTATCAACATTTCCCGGGGGTGTGATGCTATCTAAAGGCATGGCGCTGTCTGAacctctgttactcaaattagactttaggTGAGCTGACCTTTGTACTGTTAAATCAGTCATTACAGTTACAAGCTaggtagcattagccaacagtttttcagttagtcacttgtcacaccttttttgttgaaaatcaaacacctaaatagGACTATGAATCCTaggttgtttaaatccattttgtattttttcttgagtattcagacaatcttaaaacgtTTTATCTGTGTTTGCTAAAGTATGCATTGTGTCATCACGGTAACTGCTGAAGATcccgccatagacatacatgtagaactgCCCAGCGTGATGCCACTACAACATATCAATTATTGAAGGAAACACTTCACTCCTCAGTGCGCTTTCTGCTCCAGTCTTTGcatctttatatattttcatcTTTAAGGCAAACTctaaacactttacatcaaggaaccactcacccattcacacacacatacacacagacactggggtgaggtggggtaagtgtcttgcacaaggacacaacaacagtattcacctacgggagctggaatcgcaccaccaaccaaGAGGGcataaaatgttcatataagGGTAGGAAGTGATGTATCTGTACTTGGTTAAACCTTGGTTAGTTTTacagttcattcacttttttaatATTAAGATAAGTGTATGAATGTATCgattatgtttttttcctatATTGTTCAGCTTAAACACGTGAGCGGTGGGCCACATGTTAAGCcatattattactctgtctgtAAACACCTGGTATTTTCATCATCGCCACATCTGGAAAAACAGACTGGCAGCTGCAGACAGTTCAGCAACAGCATTTTTCCTctaacaaatacacacaaatacaagcAAATAAACTCTCCCCAGGACACAGGACCCCTCTCCCCCGAGCTGTGGCTGTAGGCAGAAATCACAGTAAATCTAAGTCTAACTCCAGGGACGCATTGTTAACGATACAGTTCATAATTTAGTGTAAACCGGGGGGATCGGGTGGCTCTCGGGGCTCAGTGCTGAAGATGTTTTGAGTTTTCAACACAGAAGACACATGTAAAAGTCTTtaaaggactttttttttaccgCTTTCTAACTCTAATATAGTGAATGAGCCCCTATCACTCACAACGACGTAGCAGacatatgttttcattttgaattcaAGCATGATACAGGGTCGGCCTAGTTTTTAGCTGCAGACAGTACAAGTTTTTTGAAAATTTGAACACCATCAGCCATGCTATCTCATTAATGGACCACAGCAGTACTATAACTAAACCATCTAGAactaagacaggtctaaaccaggactaaaccaggactaaactaggattaaacaaGCACTAAACCAACCTGCTAGATGCCTCTACAACTCACCCATCCTTCAAAGATAGTGGTTCAGGAGAAATGGTATAATATTACAGTATAACAACTAGTAATCCATCTATAGAGCTAGGTTTAGCCGGGAGATGGAGGATTAGCCTATTATGCATGTTTtcagacatggggagaacaagcaaactccacacagaaagaaagGCACAGATAATGTCTTGGTGGAGGTCTGAAATCTCATAATACACTCGCTTCACACTTTCAACACACTCGTATTACTTTAGtctttaaagggtccatattattctctgatctctgttataatgttgtttcctcatcacaaacagacctggagttgtgttttcacatgtttaacacgcaaaccctgaaaatactctgttccaccttgtgatgtcatgtggtgatacaggaagtgctccactgtgtttttaaacttcatacactttcactagaatcatttgaatgatttcagccctggaattgctaatctgtactaaactaaaggtaaaagtagctgttaacttgaaaactaccacgttatgatatcacaaagtggaacagagcattttgagctttggagatgttacagactaataaaaaagtgttactcaaacatgtgtgaatgaaacaaaacacaactccaggtctgtttttgaggaggtaagaatattataacgtgacttaaagctcacaagagtccattttgtgtaatataggtcctttaataaaaaatatataatatgcaCTTTCCTTTGGTGTCACTTTCAGTCCATTTCATGCATATTTCTTTGTGTTGTCTGAGAGAGAAGTCCAGCCTCTGCTTTCAAAGTCTCGCTTTCAGATTCTTTTAACCACAACTTTCCAGCTCCCACCCCTCTCATAACATGCATATTATTTCCCACATAGTCACATTATGATTTGTGGGAATGGTCCAATAAGAATTTTATTTCAGGCAACACCAGAAATCGTCTTGGTTTTGTGGCTCGTGAGCATTGTTTTATAGCAAGGACCACCAGTATTTGTACTTAAGGACTTTTCTCTAATTCCAAATGTGTCTATTTGAGATATACTgatatttgctgtatttttttttataatatggTTCATTActcttttatttctattttattgatttaaaaaaaagaaaaaaagaaaacatatttgatTCAAGGACAAAGTTGTAATGATAGAGACTGGGACAACGTAGAAAAAAATACCGGTGAATTTCAAAGTATTGAAcatggggttgtcaaaagtattcaaaatcagatactaagcaatactaaaactagtatcgaaactagatactcatttgagcaggttttaataaaaaaaattaaaaaatcacattaacaggacagatattgagctttcctgaacagttttggtatgatttgagctttatcagaacaaatataaaatgccatggtaacataaaaagtattattattttgtatgagaATAAAAAAGAAGCAGGTTTTATATTCATTGTGATATTGTAGTCAGTATTGAGTATGAAGtgaattccttagtatcgaaatccagTTTGAGTTTTTGAATTTTCGGTATTGTTATAACACTATTCTACTACCATTTCCTTCCTTTAtatgacgtgtgtgtgtgtgtgtgtgtttttgcagccGACAGACGAGGGCCTGTACTCCTGTCACCTGCACCATCACTACTGCGGTCTGCACGAGAGGAGACAGTTCCAGCTCACGGTCGAGCCTCCGGTGATCCAGCCCACACAGGCAGCCCGAGCCCAGCCCAGCGAAGACAAGGGTAAGGGTCTAAAGATACAAGGTAGaggggcactgtgtaacttttctgtagtggcctgcttgtctctacggagatgttattgctttgcctggaattttccacagtcgCAGCTTTAAAAAATATCTATCTGCTTTGTCTGTACTTCCTGATTTCAGACAAGAAACTCTTAAAAATcccatattattattttatatttttttatgatgtCCAAAAGTAGTTGTAAAGCTGATTATAATTATTCAGTTTGGTTGAATGATCCCTTTGCAGttgtatttcatgtttattaACTTCAACAATGAAATATGTGTGGAAAAAGTCTTCATTTGTCATTCCGCAAAGAAAGCTTGGACTAGATGTGagtcgccctctgctggcaacagtTGGAAATGGACCATGTTGAAATGGTTTATTAGCAGCACATTAGCAACAGTTAGGGACCTCATAGTGAAGGCAGTTTTGTCAGTCTCTTGTTAGTTCTGCtgtagccttggtttagtcctggtttagtcctggtttagtcctgttttagtcctggtttagtcctggtttagtcctggtttagtcctggtttagtccaggtttagtccaggtttagtccaggtttagtccaggtttatttcAAAGTTTAGTTTCAGATTTGTCCAACTTTTAACATGGTGTGTGAATGCATTCtatgaaaatcacatttgttATTTGCAGTTAGAAGACTCATAGTTTTGTCAatctctgtttttctttttggtttagttccagttttgtCCTGATGTTGGCttattttggtcctggtttagttccagattTAGTCTCAGTTTGATGTGGTTTGTAAATGCATTCTGTAATGACCACATGTGTTATTACTCATGTCTTGACCCTCTTGTTTCTGTGCAGTGGGAAAAATCTGCTTTCTCTgaacatttttgtgtgtttgacattttcttctgctcACTCAGCACTTTTCTTGAACTTGAATCCCTCCCTGCTCTACTCACCTCTGACTCGCCCCTCTTCACTTTGAAAAACATCTGAACAAGTTTAATATCGAAGAGTCTTTGGGGAAAATGTCTGGTTTTGTCTTCAGTGTCTCCACTTCTAGACAGAGGATGGAACAAGTTATACTGACCTGCACTGTCACGTCATAATTAGACTATAACACATACCAAAGTTCTTTTGCAAGTgtcaagtctcaagtctttGGTCCCAAGTCCGAGTCAAGTCCAGAGTTATAGACAGGCAGGTCTGAGTCAAGTCCAGAGTCACTAACAGGCAAATccgagtcaagtcccaagtcacaAACAGGCAAatccaagtcaagtcccaagtcacaAACAGGCAAATCCAAGTCAAGTCCCGAGTCCCAGATAAGCAAGCCCAAGTCAAGTCCAGAGTCAGTGGCCCACGAGTCCAAGTCAGGTCTAAGTCCTCTCCTCATagcttcaagtcattttaggttGTTCTACTAAAGTGCTGAATACAGCTCATATTTTTCCAATTTATGTTCTTTTTAAAGTTAATTGTACTACTTTGCTGCTCCTGTAAAAACAGAGATGTAACATTATCCAAATCCTAACTACAACCTTAGTGTGACTCATTACTGCCATAatccaaataaataatattttaaatagcTTAGTAACAGTTATTTTGTTATGTAGTCGgcactgaaatggagcaaaggatcatggtctatgtagttccctctgttGTTTTAGCTGTTGCTGTaataaaacaatgcatttcagaatcagaagacctttattgtcattgtcagtgaacacagctcacaaactaggaacttacttcggtgataaagtacaacataaaagggaggagaagggagctGGTAATGGAATACCCAATATGACATAAGACATTGGACTACAATATCAGTATTTCAGTTATTGTTACACCCACAGTAACAAATAGACAAGAGGAAAAGGACATGTTCCAGTTTGTTCTTGTAAAATTAAGCATCGAATGTATCGACTgtaaagagaaggagaagcatCAAGTCATCTCAAGTCTGAATTAAGCCCTGAGTCACTGGCCTTCAAGTCCAAGTTGAGTTTCATagtccattttatcaagtcaagACTCAGAATAGTGACTCAAGTCTGACTCGAGTCCAAGTCACGACTTGCAAGTCCCCACCTCTGACAGATACCCCTTACTACAAACAACTGGGGGTGATTCACTCTTGAAACGTCCAGACAAAATTCTACCTTGTTTTATTTTCACCcatattgtttttttcacttgACATGAAgggaaaaaatacatataaactgACAAGAACTTCAGGTAAATAATTTCTTACAGGTTTTGAAGGGTTTTCTGAGGTATTTTCCCTTATTCAAAATagataatattttaatttcattgagtaatttattaaaataacaacTGAAGGCTGTTGcttaaaacccatgaatacagaGAGCTACGACCAAGTGAGGTGGATCTCCCTTCCAACTTTTTCAGAGTCTCAATGACCCACAAGTTCAGTCAAGTCCATGTGATATGCTTTCAGTTTCAAGTCTGTGTACCAATTGATTAGTTTTGTAAATAGTCCTACGTAAAAAGTCCTGCACAAATAGAAAAGTGAGAATAAACATACACATTCCAGTTTGTTTTTCTAAAATTAAGCACTGAAAGTACTTCTCACTATCAGGGGGAGAAGCATGAAGTTGTCTTAAGTTATAGAGCTCAAGTCcaaagtcaagtcccaagtcttaCATCATTTTATCGAGTCAAGTCTCCAGTCTTGCAAGTCCACATCTCTGGATTTTTGCACGGTGAAAGTGAGTCTGAACTGGATTCGATTCACGTACCAATGTGGGAAAATCGTTTAGTTCAGATAAGGGGATTTTTGGtcaaaagagagaagagatgggagagaaggaaaagaaaagagagagagagcgagaaggaggaggaggagagagccaaGTTGCCTTCTTTGGAATCTCATAATCTCTCCCATTCATTACTTCACTGTGCTGTTGAATTGTGGGTAATTTAGTCAATGGGGCGTGACTAATTTATTTCCTCCTGGATTTATAGAAGCCATGTTGCAGTTCCTCCCCTGAGAGCGTGGGTTTAGTCTCTAGTCTTATCTCCTTTGGGCCTGTTCAGTGTCTATCAGACTTTCTCTCTCATGCAAAGTTTAAAAAGTCCATGTTGTTTGGCTGCTTCATGGGTTTTCTGTTTATAGAcaccattttgagtacttttcatctttttttttgttaattactATGATAACGCcaatataactctatggaaAACTCACATACCCAACGTGAAAACCCTGTTGAATCTTATCATTTTTGTGAAAGACTGGGAACAGAAAATTGCCTTATTGAACTTGTGGCTTACTGTTCTTTTAACCGACAACAGTGACGCCTTTTGTGGTTGAACAATGCCACCAATTGATCtcaatggaaaaaaatgaattcacTTTATTAATTTGTGCTGGTAGAAcggccagatccactgacccacaggtcccTCTGACCActgatgaatactgttgttgtgttcttgggcaagacacttaacccacctcaccccagtgtctgtgtacgtgtgtgtgtgtgggtgtgtgtgtgtgtgtgtgtgtgtgtgtgtgtatagttccttgatgtaaagtgctttgagtgccttgaaggtggaaaagcacctttactatttactactactattactactactacgactactacttccactacttctactactactactgtcctCGTTGTATAGGATTTGCTGTTATCTCACTATACTTGTATCtcagtctgctcctgtttgatttggcttaaacatcacattttttaCAAGTCACTGGACACttcccctttcttctctctgctctggtctctgtttTTGATCCCACATTctcaaggactaaatcaggactaaagctggaataaacaaggactaaagatggactaaaccaggactaaagcagaggaCTAAGGACTGAACATGGTTTAGATTGGgttcataaataaaaatgacctgCAACCTATgtaataatatgtttttctgtatttcttgcCTGCATTTCTTCACCTGCGTCTCAAGTAAGAATTTTGTGTACGTTACTTCTCTacttaaaaccaggactaaaccaggtctaaaccaggaataatccctgactaaaccaggtctaaaccaggactaaacatggtctaaaccagctctaaaccaggactaaacatggtctaaaacaggtctaaaccaggactaaatcaggtctaaaacaggtctaaatccaggtctaaaccaggaccaaaccaggactaaaccaggactaaaccaggactaaaccttgtctagtcctggtctaaaccaggactaaacgtggtgtaaaccaggtctaaatcaggactaaatcaggtctaaaacaggtctaaatccaggtctaaaccaggaccaaaccaggactaaaccaggactaaaccttgtctaaagcaggtctaaaccaggaataaaacagatttaaaccaggtctaaaacaggtctaaaccaggactaatccaggtcttatccaggtctaaaccagatctaaactaggtctaaattcaggactaaaccaggtctaaaccaggtcttctgtctgctctgtctctctgtgttttgCCTCTTTAAAAGTCTCATAGTCTCAGGTTTGTTTGTATTTGGTCCAGTCTTTTCCACTGCCTCAGCTCCACATCATCTGTTCAACAGCTGCATGGCCTCAACGGAGAgaggggactaaaccgggactaaataagaattagaccagaactaaaccaggactgacccagaactaaagcaggtctaaaactatTGCCTAAAAAAGGACTACCTTAGctccacacatgcacacatcacCTGCACATATTATATGAACGAGGGGGACTAAAAGAAGGATGAATCTGGACCAAGGACTAAAAATGCTAAAAGAGTTAGACCAGAGCTAAAACTGGTGtgaggaccaggactaaaccagaactaaaccaggactaaaagaggactaaactaggactaaatcagctcTAATCttggactaaaagaggactaaactaggatgaaattaggtctaaaccaggtctaaaagaggactaaattaaaactaaaccaggtttaacccaggactaaaagagaactaaaagaggactaaaccaggtctaaatttggatgaaaccaggtctaatcttggACTAAAagagaactaaactaggactaaaccaggtctaaaccaggactaaaagagaattaaactaggactaaaccaggactaaaacaagactaaaagagaactaaactagaactaaactaggtctaaaccaggaccacatcTGTTAAACAGCTGGGCACATACTATAAGAAAGAgggggactaaaccatgaccaaaTAGCacaacctggacaaaaccaggacttaaatgTCAGTAGACCAATCTAAGccaggacaaaaacaagttTAACAGCCCTGTACATGTGCACATCATTTGGACACTGTTtatataggtgacattttgaggaagaAACATTGCTACTGTCCCGTTAGAGTCATCTGTCTTGTATGTGGGATGTGTGTCATAAACACAGCCTAAATCCTTCAGTGGAGCCAGTCCAGGTAGTAACAGTTTCAACAGACTTTAATATTCTTGGATTgtacaaatttatttttatgaatttcatttatttctgaGCAGCGCTGATTACTTTGTCAGACTTTGTTACGCCTGGATACAAACATAAAGAGCTTTTACAGATAGAGTTGTTTGGGTTCATAAATACTACTTCAACCACAACATCTGCTCACGGGTGGGCGATACTGAGAAAATGAATatcttgttattttttttgttctcgATAATAAAATTCAGATGATCATTTCAAAATGCATTAGGAATCTGCT
The sequence above is drawn from the Periophthalmus magnuspinnatus isolate fPerMag1 chromosome 5, fPerMag1.2.pri, whole genome shotgun sequence genome and encodes:
- the LOC117370888 gene encoding matrix remodeling-associated protein 8-like, which gives rise to MILRTLLFIHIPVVCLITAVWAQSDSSSSLVVAAYNMSAPAGSKVVLQCVSGRMVWTRDRIRDRQRVLHWDLYRASPDYVMERVVDMFSGPGGDQRIYNSYNLGRVSLSKKAFKDGNFSLVIKDVTMNDRGLYSCNLHHLYCHLYETVRVQLNVTKSRRKEQRYWDGQKAVFVVLLGSTVVLPCINRRSVWTDWSTDEEDQQVVHWDRQSPGVLHDRADRLVDLYASGEQRSYGPLFLRRKMNISGHAFSEGDFSLTISDLQPTDEGLYSCHLHHHYCGLHERRQFQLTVEPPVIQPTQAARAQPSEDKEVESPRVINVILPDQKHYFLLPVGYVLTSCLLLAFIVLIIILITRRRKSKEPYPQASTRSSRSESSSEELEMEVSEVNVSVTEEPLCDYKNNLLKEKAHRNSQPKVIDLDKEMEKFRK